One Ahaetulla prasina isolate Xishuangbanna chromosome 10, ASM2864084v1, whole genome shotgun sequence genomic region harbors:
- the LOC131204859 gene encoding uncharacterized protein LOC131204859, producing MESKAKIFSLGAGPRKWLLGPLAFVLLLEVAWVQSLPIGSCYFPQIPEHLNAFRQLRNQYEDERFKGGEPWKNCTRHHLRFPRGKMHHLRNKWDKMEAVEAELALVVPVLQNISEPAFSKHGSKILEFLHPLKEALAACIRGTPRHGQKSSLLQHFKEEIQKFNTSSAQQSPKCLEAAVGLNIVHLLEVDIRQLQHQFHHRHNPRSTTRLG from the exons ATGGAGTCCAAGGCAAAAATCTTCTCCTTAGGGGCAG GTCCCAGGAAGTGGCTGCTGGGGCCCCTTGCCTTTGTGCTCCTGCTAGAAGTCGCCTGGGTGCAGAGCCTGCCCATCGGATCCTGCTATTTCCCCCAAATACCTGAACATTTGAACGCCTTTAGGCAACTCAGGAACCAATAC GAGGACGAGAGGTTCAAAGGAGGCGAACCCTGGAAAAACTGCACTCGCCACCATCTCCGCTTCCCTCGAGGAAAGATGCATCACTTGAGAAAT AAATGGGACAAGATGGAGGCTGTGGAGGCGGAACTGGCCTTGGTGGTGCCCGTTTTGCAGAACATCAGTGAACCTGCCTTCTCCAAGCATGGATCCAAGATTTTGGAGTTCCTACATCCGCTCAAGGAGGCTCTGGCCGCCTGC ATCAGGGGCACCCCCCGCCATGGGCAGAAGTCCAGCCTCCTCCAGCACTTCAAAGAAGAGATTCAGAAATTCAACACCAGCAGTGCCCAG caATCACCAAAGTGCCTGGAGGCAGCGGTCGGCCTGAACATTGTGCACCTCCTGGAAGTAGACATCCGCCAGCTCCAGCACCAATTCCACCACCGCCACAACCCCCGTTCCACTACCCGCTTAGGTTAA